A single genomic interval of Aphidius gifuensis isolate YNYX2018 linkage group LG6, ASM1490517v1, whole genome shotgun sequence harbors:
- the LOC122858657 gene encoding rho GTPase-activating protein 100F isoform X6, which yields MQWRKHVRIKYGGRVGVGQGQQEQGQLQVRVVQLQGERGGRLSYVCHQPQRRAESPTIMLCCGRRKEGRGDVTDISASPGRQAPANQLRPKEPPPMVIQGDFRKVSGISTEIFKQIETVENDHDASTAAALESVERRGEMVVRIIEPRQMGRQASETAKRFMLSQDPKHPIYFVEIIKRPGQTLGLYIREGNGHERTDGVFISRIAVESAVFNSGCLKVGDEILAVNLVDVTHMSLDDVVIIMSIPRRLVLATRHGPPQPVSHSRQNEHKPPPVVVIKRELNEDESDHATNNHIRDSNRRRGDGREMLPSRSRLGLTGLGSSQDLGSSNGDLYYNSRSEGHWSYQPPPPPVITHQPKPSTTQHFQPYERGYPKTLESLAEKDFTKVHSFYTGPVMQTNGNRRMSTGTGMQSVGSRLTGQSQSGYGYSQHASNGRIMPRSGSDQHLPRVDYTSITTPARHTLLRSSLKSGSSALRYNSRYSTQTDTSTGQRGQSQFGTLTRRNRPSLDYASDTEATCSSSPRSAYYSYRQNMREQSQNNAVSHLATLSRSQISQTPTGLRSNSLPRSGRTLPQQPGALRSGLSTVASGLIDQEDSDGGHSAPELPSIRRDRGRLPSSPSIFTSDEYRAWLSRTPSTSALYEQIRATTNRPPRYTYSAENIHAAVKQADYSSYGTYRPLSSTLGRLSTRSASAQQVNLANLRASTAISSSCNRTSPGQRPSSVASNNRTTSLTNQKVSLNAAANQRATSVRRIRNLLEMEQNRSIPTPTPTRNQDSRLLDINPADFLKYKIEKPPTVGTPSSTSSLLSSLADNGGSDFSSGVSGLLWVHLLAGRGLRSTTSSSAATTPSTPSGQPSLGSCGLRDLYCVLECDRVHKARTVVRTGDLMFDWDETFELDLVGNRQLDLLVYSWDPQHRHKLCYKGSVHLATLLRECPEHKLALKVEPRGTLYLVLKYTDAHQTFKRRGLPVVSLATRVAPLFGVDLDTVVSRECRTGGVPGGVSTALTISNSQSVPIIVWRCIEEVERRGLDIIGLYRLCGSATKKRILREAFERNARSVDLSPDNVPDINVITGVLKDYLRELPEPLFTKCLYQMMVDALAVCLPDDPQGNAKLMFSILDCLPKVNRCTLIYLLDHLAMVVSQCNKMSPASLAVCFGPVLMLHAEDNSPNLDFQQPIAVLKYLLEIWPVKSVRKISTVVSTLPRVTQQVGLTNNHHQSQQQQQQQHHQQQQQQQHIPNSQQQSHQLPMHQGTLTRTGLPWQQPPSLHHNQPPVTTQGTFGPSIRPPPPPIKPRQVIVSSPGSPSSEESVSPEPINKSNRIGVNYTNGGIMKKPTTTNGKMPITTSSTTPTTMTNSHNIEQITPTSSVDTEEGNNHQQLDERERGGDADIEASDDDLISKRNNS from the exons ATGCAGTGGCGAAAACACGTGCGCATCAAGTACGGTGGTCGAGTTGGTGTCGGTCAAGGACAACAAGAGCAGGGCCAGCTGCAGGTGCGCGTTGTGCAATTGCAGGGGGAAAGGGGCGGACGATTGAGCTACGTCTGTCATCAGCCTCAACGTCGTGCCGAAAGCCCGACAATTATGCTTTGCTGTGGTCGAAGAAAA gAGGGTCGGGGAGATGTGACAGATATAAGTGCAAGTCCTGGAAGACAGGCACCTGCAAATCAATTACGTCCGAAAGAGCCACCACCTATGGTCATACAAGGCGATTTTCgaaaa GTAAGCGGTATAAGTACAGAAATATTCAAACAGATAGAAACTGTTGAAAATGATCATGATGcatcaacagcagcagcacTTGAATCTGTTGAAAGACGTGGTGAAATGGTTGTTCGTATCATTGAACCACGTCAAATGGGACGACAAGCATCTGAAACAGCAAAAAGATTTATGCTTTCACAG gaTCCAAAACATCCAATATATTTtgtggaaataataaaaagacctGGACAAACACTAGGTCTTTACATTCGTGAGGGTAATGGACATGAAAGAACTGATGGTGTTTTTATATCAAGAATAGCTGTTGAATCAGCTGTTTTTAATAGTGGATgtttaaaa gtTGGTGATGAAATATTAGCTGTTAATTTGGTTGATGTAACACACATGAGTCTTGATGATGTTGtgataataatgtcaataCCAAGAAGATTAGTACTTGCAACAAGACATGGTCCACCACAGCCAGTATCACATTCACGTCAAAATGAACATAAACCACCACCAGTTGTGGTGATTAAACGAGAACTAAATGAAGATGAAAGTGATCATGCAACAAATAATCACAttag ggATAGTAATAGACGAAGAGGTGATGGAAGAGAAATGCTACCATCACGATCACGACTTGGTCTTACTGGTTTGGGATCAAGCCAAGATCTTGGCTCAAGTAATGGTGATCTTTATTATAATTCACGATCTGAAGGACACTGGTCTTatcaaccaccaccaccaccggTCATAACACATCAGCCAAAACCATCAACAACTCAACATTTTCAACCTTATGAACGTGGCTATCCAAAAACACTTGAAAGTTTAGCTGAAAAA GATTTTACAAAG gTACATTCATTTTATACTGGACCAGTTATGCAAACAAATGGAAATCGTAGAATGTCAACTGGTACTGGTATGCAATCAGTTGGATCAAGGCTAACTGGTCAATCACAAAGTGGATATGGTTATTCACAACATGCAAGTAATGGTAGAATAATGCCAAGAAGTGGATCTGATCAGCATTTACCACGTGTTGATTATACAAGTATAACAACACCAGCAAGACATACACTATTAAGATCAAGTTTAAAATCag gtTCATCAGCATTGAGATACAACTCACGTTATTCAACTCAAACAGATACATCAACTGGTCAACGTGGACAAAGTCAATTTGGTACATTAACAAGAAGAAATCGTCCATCACTTGATTATGCATCTGATACCGAAGCAACATGTTCAAGTTCACCACGTTCAGCCTATTATTCATACAGACAAAATATGAGAGAACAATCACAAAATAATGCTGTATCACATTTAGCAACATTATCAAGATCACAAATATCACAAACACCAACTGGTCTCAGATCAAATTCATTACCAAGAAGTGGTAGAACATTACCACAACAACCAGGTGCACTTAGAAGTGGTTTAAGTACAGTTGCATCTGGTTTAATTGATCAAGAAGACAGTGATGGTGGACATTCAGCACCAGAATTACCATCAATAAGACGTGACAGAg GAAGATTACCATCATCACCTAGTATATTTACATCTGATGAGTATCGAGCATGGCTAAGTCGTACTCCAAGTACTAGTGCACTTTATGAACAAATAAGAGCAACAACAAATAGACCACCAAGATATACATATAGTGCAGAAAATATACATGCTGCTGttaaacaa GCTGATTATAGTAGTTATGGTACATATAGACCATTATCAAGTACACTTGGTAGATTATCAACAAGATCAGCATCAGCACAACAAGTTAATTTAGCAAATTTACGTGCTTCCACGGCAATAAGTTCATCATGTAATCGTACATCACCTGGACAAAGGCCATCAAGTGTAGCTTCCAATAATAGAACAACATCATTAACAAATCAAAAAGTATCATTAAATGCTGCTGCAAATCAACGTGCAACATCTGTTAGAAGAATACgtaatttattagaaatgGAACAAAATAGAAGTATTCCAACTCCAACACCAACGAGAAATCAAGACTCAAGATTATTAGATATTAATCCAGCag attttttaaagtataaaattgaaaaaccacCAACTGTTGGAACACCAAGTTCAACGAGTTCATTGTTAAGTTCACTTGCTGATAATGGAGGTAGTGATTTTTCAAGTGGTGTTAGTGGATTATTATGGGTACATTTATTGGCTGGTCGTGGTTTACgttcaacaacatcatcatcagctgCAACAACACCATCAACACCATCTGGTCAACCAAGTTTag gaaGCTGTGGTTTGAGAGATTTATATTGTGTACTTGAATGTGATAGAGTACACAAAGCACGTACAGTTGTACGTACTGGTGATTTAATGTTTGATTGGGATGAGACATTTGAGCTTGATCTTGTTGGTAATCGTCAACTTGATTTACTTGTTTATTCATGGGATCCACAACACAGACATAAATTATGCTATAAAGGTTCAGTACATCTTGCAACTCTATTACGTGAATGTCCAGAACATAAACTTGCACTCAAAGTTGAACCACGTGGTACACTTTATTtagtattaaaatatacagaTGCACATCAAACATTTAAACGACGTGGTTTACCAGTTGTATCATTAGCAACACGTGTTGCACCATTATTTGGTGTTGATCTTGATACAGTTGTTAGTCGTGAATGTAGAACTGGTGGTGTACCTGGTGGTGTATCAACAGCATTAACAATATCAAATTCTCAAAGTGTACCAATTATTGTATGGCGTTGTATTGAAGAAGTTGAAAGACGTGGTCTTGATATTATTGGTTTATATAGACTTTGTGGTTCAGCAACTAAAAAACGTATTTTACGTGAGGCATTTGAACGTAATGCTAGATCTGTTGATTTATCACCAGATAATGTTCCTGATATTAATGTTATAACTGGTGTACTTAAAGATTATTTGAGAGAATTACCAGAGCCATTATTTACAAAGTGCCTCTATCAAATGATGGTTGATGCATTGGCTGTATGTTTACCAGATGATCCACAAGGAAATGCTAAATTAATGTTTAGTATTCTTGATTGTTTGCCAAAAGTTAATAga tgtactttgatatatttattggatcATTTGGCAATGGTTGTATCACAATGTAATAAAATGTCACCAGCAAGTTTAGCTGTTTGTTTTGGTCCAGTATTGATGCTTCATGCTGAAGATAATTCACCAAATTTAGATTTCCAACAGCCAATTGCTGTGCTAAAATATCTTCTTGAAATTTGGCCAGTAAAGTCAG TTCGGAAGATTTCTACAGTCGTTTCAACACTTCCACGAGTTACGCAACAAGTAGGTCTTACcaacaatcatcatcaatcacaacagcaacaacagcaacaacatcatcagcaacaacaacagcaacagcataTTCCCAACTCCCAGCAACAATCTCATCAATTACCAATGCATCAGGGCACATTAACACGAACAGGGCTGCCTTGGCAGCAGCCACCCTCACTTCATCACAATCAACCCCCCGTTACAACACAAGGAACATTCGGTCCATCAATTcggccaccaccaccaccaatcaAACCACGACAg gTAATAGTATCATCACCAGGTTCTCCGAGCAGTGAAGAGTCAGTTTCACCAGAgccaattaataaatcaaatcgTATTGGTGTTAATTATACAAATGGTGGTATTATGAAAAAACCAACAACGACCAATGGAAAAATGCCaataacaacatcatcaacaacaccaacaacaatgacaaattctcataatattgaacaaataaCACCAACAAGTAGTGTTGATACCGAAGAAGgaaataatcatcaacaactTGATGAACGTGAAAGAGGTGGTGATGCTGATATTGAAGCAAGTGATGATGATCTCatatcaaaaagaaataattcataa
- the LOC122858657 gene encoding rho GTPase-activating protein 100F isoform X8: MGVVSGMCDPEISGCFFSKKEGRGDVTDISASPGRQAPANQLRPKEPPPMVIQGDFRKKYPQVSGISTEIFKQIETVENDHDASTAAALESVERRGEMVVRIIEPRQMGRQASETAKRFMLSQDPKHPIYFVEIIKRPGQTLGLYIREGNGHERTDGVFISRIAVESAVFNSGCLKVGDEILAVNLVDVTHMSLDDVVIIMSIPRRLVLATRHGPPQPVSHSRQNEHKPPPVVVIKRELNEDESDHATNNHIRDSNRRRGDGREMLPSRSRLGLTGLGSSQDLGSSNGDLYYNSRSEGHWSYQPPPPPVITHQPKPSTTQHFQPYERGYPKTLESLAEKDFTKVHSFYTGPVMQTNGNRRMSTGTGMQSVGSRLTGQSQSGYGYSQHASNGRIMPRSGSDQHLPRVDYTSITTPARHTLLRSSLKSGSSALRYNSRYSTQTDTSTGQRGQSQFGTLTRRNRPSLDYASDTEATCSSSPRSAYYSYRQNMREQSQNNAVSHLATLSRSQISQTPTGLRSNSLPRSGRTLPQQPGALRSGLSTVASGLIDQEDSDGGHSAPELPSIRRDRGRLPSSPSIFTSDEYRAWLSRTPSTSALYEQIRATTNRPPRYTYSAENIHAAVKQADYSSYGTYRPLSSTLGRLSTRSASAQQVNLANLRASTAISSSCNRTSPGQRPSSVASNNRTTSLTNQKVSLNAAANQRATSVRRIRNLLEMEQNRSIPTPTPTRNQDSRLLDINPAAWCASDFLKYKIEKPPTVGTPSSTSSLLSSLADNGGSDFSSGVSGLLWVHLLAGRGLRSTTSSSAATTPSTPSGQPSLGSCGLRDLYCVLECDRVHKARTVVRTGDLMFDWDETFELDLVGNRQLDLLVYSWDPQHRHKLCYKGSVHLATLLRECPEHKLALKVEPRGTLYLVLKYTDAHQTFKRRGLPVVSLATRVAPLFGVDLDTVVSRECRTGGVPGGVSTALTISNSQSVPIIVWRCIEEVERRGLDIIGLYRLCGSATKKRILREAFERNARSVDLSPDNVPDINVITGVLKDYLRELPEPLFTKCLYQMMVDALAVCLPDDPQGNAKLMFSILDCLPKVNRCTLIYLLDHLAMVVSQCNKMSPASLAVCFGPVLMLHAEDNSPNLDFQQPIAVLKYLLEIWPVKSVRKISTVVSTLPRVTQQVGLTNNHHQSQQQQQQQHHQQQQQQQHIPNSQQQSHQLPMHQGTLTRTGLPWQQPPSLHHNQPPVTTQGTFGPSIRPPPPPIKPRQVIVSSPGSPSSEESVSPEPINKSNRIGVNYTNGGIMKKPTTTNGKMPITTSSTTPTTMTNSHNIEQITPTSSVDTEEGNNHQQLDERERGGDADIEASDDDLISKRNNS, translated from the exons ATGGGGGTAGTTAGCGGAATGTGTGATCCAGAAATATCAggctgttttttttcaaaaaag gAGGGTCGGGGAGATGTGACAGATATAAGTGCAAGTCCTGGAAGACAGGCACCTGCAAATCAATTACGTCCGAAAGAGCCACCACCTATGGTCATACAAGGCGATTTTCgaaaa aaatatccACAGGTAAGCGGTATAAGTACAGAAATATTCAAACAGATAGAAACTGTTGAAAATGATCATGATGcatcaacagcagcagcacTTGAATCTGTTGAAAGACGTGGTGAAATGGTTGTTCGTATCATTGAACCACGTCAAATGGGACGACAAGCATCTGAAACAGCAAAAAGATTTATGCTTTCACAG gaTCCAAAACATCCAATATATTTtgtggaaataataaaaagacctGGACAAACACTAGGTCTTTACATTCGTGAGGGTAATGGACATGAAAGAACTGATGGTGTTTTTATATCAAGAATAGCTGTTGAATCAGCTGTTTTTAATAGTGGATgtttaaaa gtTGGTGATGAAATATTAGCTGTTAATTTGGTTGATGTAACACACATGAGTCTTGATGATGTTGtgataataatgtcaataCCAAGAAGATTAGTACTTGCAACAAGACATGGTCCACCACAGCCAGTATCACATTCACGTCAAAATGAACATAAACCACCACCAGTTGTGGTGATTAAACGAGAACTAAATGAAGATGAAAGTGATCATGCAACAAATAATCACAttag ggATAGTAATAGACGAAGAGGTGATGGAAGAGAAATGCTACCATCACGATCACGACTTGGTCTTACTGGTTTGGGATCAAGCCAAGATCTTGGCTCAAGTAATGGTGATCTTTATTATAATTCACGATCTGAAGGACACTGGTCTTatcaaccaccaccaccaccggTCATAACACATCAGCCAAAACCATCAACAACTCAACATTTTCAACCTTATGAACGTGGCTATCCAAAAACACTTGAAAGTTTAGCTGAAAAA GATTTTACAAAG gTACATTCATTTTATACTGGACCAGTTATGCAAACAAATGGAAATCGTAGAATGTCAACTGGTACTGGTATGCAATCAGTTGGATCAAGGCTAACTGGTCAATCACAAAGTGGATATGGTTATTCACAACATGCAAGTAATGGTAGAATAATGCCAAGAAGTGGATCTGATCAGCATTTACCACGTGTTGATTATACAAGTATAACAACACCAGCAAGACATACACTATTAAGATCAAGTTTAAAATCag gtTCATCAGCATTGAGATACAACTCACGTTATTCAACTCAAACAGATACATCAACTGGTCAACGTGGACAAAGTCAATTTGGTACATTAACAAGAAGAAATCGTCCATCACTTGATTATGCATCTGATACCGAAGCAACATGTTCAAGTTCACCACGTTCAGCCTATTATTCATACAGACAAAATATGAGAGAACAATCACAAAATAATGCTGTATCACATTTAGCAACATTATCAAGATCACAAATATCACAAACACCAACTGGTCTCAGATCAAATTCATTACCAAGAAGTGGTAGAACATTACCACAACAACCAGGTGCACTTAGAAGTGGTTTAAGTACAGTTGCATCTGGTTTAATTGATCAAGAAGACAGTGATGGTGGACATTCAGCACCAGAATTACCATCAATAAGACGTGACAGAg GAAGATTACCATCATCACCTAGTATATTTACATCTGATGAGTATCGAGCATGGCTAAGTCGTACTCCAAGTACTAGTGCACTTTATGAACAAATAAGAGCAACAACAAATAGACCACCAAGATATACATATAGTGCAGAAAATATACATGCTGCTGttaaacaa GCTGATTATAGTAGTTATGGTACATATAGACCATTATCAAGTACACTTGGTAGATTATCAACAAGATCAGCATCAGCACAACAAGTTAATTTAGCAAATTTACGTGCTTCCACGGCAATAAGTTCATCATGTAATCGTACATCACCTGGACAAAGGCCATCAAGTGTAGCTTCCAATAATAGAACAACATCATTAACAAATCAAAAAGTATCATTAAATGCTGCTGCAAATCAACGTGCAACATCTGTTAGAAGAATACgtaatttattagaaatgGAACAAAATAGAAGTATTCCAACTCCAACACCAACGAGAAATCAAGACTCAAGATTATTAGATATTAATCCAGCag CTTGGTGTGCTTCAGattttttaaagtataaaattgaaaaaccacCAACTGTTGGAACACCAAGTTCAACGAGTTCATTGTTAAGTTCACTTGCTGATAATGGAGGTAGTGATTTTTCAAGTGGTGTTAGTGGATTATTATGGGTACATTTATTGGCTGGTCGTGGTTTACgttcaacaacatcatcatcagctgCAACAACACCATCAACACCATCTGGTCAACCAAGTTTag gaaGCTGTGGTTTGAGAGATTTATATTGTGTACTTGAATGTGATAGAGTACACAAAGCACGTACAGTTGTACGTACTGGTGATTTAATGTTTGATTGGGATGAGACATTTGAGCTTGATCTTGTTGGTAATCGTCAACTTGATTTACTTGTTTATTCATGGGATCCACAACACAGACATAAATTATGCTATAAAGGTTCAGTACATCTTGCAACTCTATTACGTGAATGTCCAGAACATAAACTTGCACTCAAAGTTGAACCACGTGGTACACTTTATTtagtattaaaatatacagaTGCACATCAAACATTTAAACGACGTGGTTTACCAGTTGTATCATTAGCAACACGTGTTGCACCATTATTTGGTGTTGATCTTGATACAGTTGTTAGTCGTGAATGTAGAACTGGTGGTGTACCTGGTGGTGTATCAACAGCATTAACAATATCAAATTCTCAAAGTGTACCAATTATTGTATGGCGTTGTATTGAAGAAGTTGAAAGACGTGGTCTTGATATTATTGGTTTATATAGACTTTGTGGTTCAGCAACTAAAAAACGTATTTTACGTGAGGCATTTGAACGTAATGCTAGATCTGTTGATTTATCACCAGATAATGTTCCTGATATTAATGTTATAACTGGTGTACTTAAAGATTATTTGAGAGAATTACCAGAGCCATTATTTACAAAGTGCCTCTATCAAATGATGGTTGATGCATTGGCTGTATGTTTACCAGATGATCCACAAGGAAATGCTAAATTAATGTTTAGTATTCTTGATTGTTTGCCAAAAGTTAATAga tgtactttgatatatttattggatcATTTGGCAATGGTTGTATCACAATGTAATAAAATGTCACCAGCAAGTTTAGCTGTTTGTTTTGGTCCAGTATTGATGCTTCATGCTGAAGATAATTCACCAAATTTAGATTTCCAACAGCCAATTGCTGTGCTAAAATATCTTCTTGAAATTTGGCCAGTAAAGTCAG TTCGGAAGATTTCTACAGTCGTTTCAACACTTCCACGAGTTACGCAACAAGTAGGTCTTACcaacaatcatcatcaatcacaacagcaacaacagcaacaacatcatcagcaacaacaacagcaacagcataTTCCCAACTCCCAGCAACAATCTCATCAATTACCAATGCATCAGGGCACATTAACACGAACAGGGCTGCCTTGGCAGCAGCCACCCTCACTTCATCACAATCAACCCCCCGTTACAACACAAGGAACATTCGGTCCATCAATTcggccaccaccaccaccaatcaAACCACGACAg gTAATAGTATCATCACCAGGTTCTCCGAGCAGTGAAGAGTCAGTTTCACCAGAgccaattaataaatcaaatcgTATTGGTGTTAATTATACAAATGGTGGTATTATGAAAAAACCAACAACGACCAATGGAAAAATGCCaataacaacatcatcaacaacaccaacaacaatgacaaattctcataatattgaacaaataaCACCAACAAGTAGTGTTGATACCGAAGAAGgaaataatcatcaacaactTGATGAACGTGAAAGAGGTGGTGATGCTGATATTGAAGCAAGTGATGATGATCTCatatcaaaaagaaataattcataa